The following proteins are encoded in a genomic region of Elgaria multicarinata webbii isolate HBS135686 ecotype San Diego chromosome 16, rElgMul1.1.pri, whole genome shotgun sequence:
- the DTWD1 gene encoding tRNA-uridine aminocarboxypropyltransferase 1 translates to MSLNSAVTLQEDQESHQGIKINSECLKRLDSQATSMLQETPLENLHLASQAVLERAQKQGRSKCPRCNSSRMFYCYTCYVPVETVPTGEIPIVKLPLKIDIIKHPNETDGKSTAVHAKLLASEDVTIYTYPCIPDYEEMRHEIALIFPGPNSILVNDIPLSLQNKCKEDVNYKKDDSSAEPALKCVKLESGNDRDLGEHKLHSRFKDAVLKKIVFIDSTWNQTNKIITDERLQGLLQIELKSRKTCFWRHQKGKPDTYLSTIEAIYYFLVDYHKELLKEKYEGQYDNLLFFFSFMYKLIKNAKCSAGKE, encoded by the exons ATGTCTTTAAATTCAGCTGTGACTTTACAAGAAGATCAAGAAAGCCACcagggaataaaaataaattctgaatGTCTGAAAAGGCTAGATTCACAGGCTACATCCATGTTGCAGGAAACGCCACTTGAAAACTTGCATCTAGCATCACAGGCAGTTCTTGAGAGAGCCCAAAAGCAAGGGAGATCCAAATGTCCCAGATGTAATAGTTCAAGGATGTTTTATTGTTACACATGCTATGTTCCAGTTGAAACTGTCCCTACCGGAGAAATTCCTATTGTGAAG ctgcctttgaagatcgACATAATTAAGCATCCCAATGAAACCGATGGCAAAAGCACAGCTGTACATGCCAAGCTCCTGGCTTCTGAAGATGTTACAATCTACACCTATCCTTGCATTCCAGACTATGAAGAAATGAGACATGAA ATTGCACTTATCTTTCCTGGGCCTAATTCAATTTTAGTAAATGACATACCCCTCTCTTTGCAAAACAAATGTAAAGAGGATGTCAATTACAAGAAGGATGATTCATCAGCAGAACCAGCCCTCAAGTGTGTGAAACTAGAGTCAGGGAATGACAGAGACTTGGGTGAACACAAATTGCATAGCAGGTTCAAAGACGCTGTGCTGAAGAAAATTGTATTTATCGATAGTACCTGGAATCAAACCAACAAAATAATCACAGATGAGCGACTCCAAG GATTGCTACAAATTGAACTGAAATCAAGGAAAACCTGCTTTTGGCGTCATCAAAAAGGGAAACCGGATACGTACCTGTCTACTATTGAagcaatttattattttttagtagACTATCACAAGGAgctcttaaaagaaaaatatgaagGACAGTATGACaatctgcttttcttcttctcatttatGTACAAATTGATAAAAAATGCCAAGTGTTCTGCAGGAAAAGAATAA